Proteins co-encoded in one Odontesthes bonariensis isolate fOdoBon6 chromosome 24, fOdoBon6.hap1, whole genome shotgun sequence genomic window:
- the rab15 gene encoding ras-related protein Rab-15 isoform X2 — MKTLVIDGVKVRIQIWDTAGQERYQTITKQYYRRAQGIFLVYDITSERSFQHIMKWASDVDEYAPDKVQKILVGNKSDEVDKRQVATEQGVKLAKAYGMDFFETSAFTNHNITETFTRLAEQVLAANKKDLDLLRMSLNDELNLTALEEEEGLCDRAASDQHEGCWC, encoded by the exons GGACACAGCTGGCCAGGAGAGGTACCAGACCATCACCAAGCAGTACTACAGACGAGCACAG GGAATCTTCCTGGTGTATGATATCACGAGTGAGCGATCTTTCCAGCACATCATGAAGTGGGCCAGCGATGTGGACGAG TACGCTCCAGACAAGGTCCAGAAGATTCTTGTTGGCAACAAGTCAGATGAGGTGGACAAGAGGCAGGTGGCCACTGAGCAAGGTGTCAAG CTGGCCAAGGCGTACGGAATGGACTTCTTTGAAACAAGTGCCTTCACCAACCATAATATAACAGAG ACTTTTACGCGACTCGCTGAACAGGTGCTGGCAGCCAATAAGAAGGATCTGGATCTACTCCGGATGTCCCTCAACGACGAGCTTAATCTCACTGCtctggaggaagaggagggactCTGTGACAGAGCAGCCAGCGACCAACACGAAGGCTGCTGGTGTTAA